A window from Candidatus Nitrospira neomarina encodes these proteins:
- a CDS encoding ATP-binding protein yields the protein MWRNPLLFQTLWDGLMVGVCLVDREGQLTHMNLAGSRLLGWGAACPTNVSCHDLLECLVPYDEDRTAVCPFSGLLLEKKMLWVPRTRLRRRQGTWCWVELKGLVVDDVEASGFLLMFRDLSSEMKLTEETRRLASIPKENPFPVIEVDSAGQLLYANPAMVRLMEEAHIGQDGFSTALPDRFLELAKRCLSQKHLEMHYEVSVGERQYSWTFAPHADLGLLRGYGMDITEPKRAAEELSAFADTLEAKNHELDQALMKAESATRAKAAFLAVMSHEIRTPLNGVIGMAEVLLGSSLNHEQQECVNIIRMSGEGLLTIINDILDFSKLESGQLALENIGFNLTSLFEEVVDLFSERAHRKGLDLAAYVDPDVPSQLFGDPHRLRQILCNYLSNALKFTMEGSVLLRGSLIHSLSSECDDSLGGINQLPGDPDEEIRLWIHLSVQDTGLGMSEEVQKKIFHVFTQADSSMSRKFGGSGLGLAICKQLAELMHGTVGVKSQPNQGSTFWCDIPCRGSRIPHFPNTEGIQGAGKEVWVIGPHESSGWVMAKLLQEVGVRVVQIASIQEAMTLYESVHESDGLVAGVILSERLEKAAVHDGFERLRSSSLFQDVKIWGMKPFWYRKDDEETRVRFDGMITLPLHRQQFFHCLFGQSDHPGPSDFTRVTELHPVEIVQRPIEVLEQPLLNKQAGPSVLVVEDNPVNQRVAAGMLGKLGCQVIIVDTGAQALTLLKKSVVDCILMDWELPDMDGIAITQHIRELEHAGALVHTAAYWHRHHGSGSPPVLHIPIVGMTAHVLSEHGQHCLENGMDDCLFKPVHLRDFERILRRWVGFPPNGLDSSSSKTHGPERAGIQSVATKQSGTAHQERTFPQYPATREGYDVSAALQVLEGDEELLYSLFNIFTATAPDLLKGMHQTIHLENRQELQRLAHQMKGALNALHAKHEGKEAEQLELTAVSAAFSHLNSTVIRLERMVKRLIGKFERLIALQGEKYGRSSEPPFFREGRYTE from the coding sequence ATGTGGCGTAATCCTCTCTTGTTTCAGACACTATGGGATGGTTTGATGGTTGGAGTGTGTCTGGTTGATCGGGAGGGCCAGCTCACCCATATGAATTTAGCCGGCTCCCGCCTGTTAGGGTGGGGAGCCGCTTGTCCCACGAATGTTTCATGTCATGACCTGTTGGAATGTCTGGTTCCCTATGACGAGGACCGAACGGCCGTCTGCCCATTTTCTGGCTTACTGCTCGAAAAAAAGATGCTTTGGGTCCCGCGGACTCGTTTACGAAGGCGGCAGGGGACATGGTGTTGGGTTGAATTGAAGGGCCTTGTGGTGGATGACGTGGAGGCGTCTGGATTCCTGTTGATGTTTCGAGATCTCAGTTCAGAAATGAAATTGACCGAAGAAACCCGCCGATTAGCGTCCATTCCAAAGGAAAATCCATTTCCGGTGATTGAAGTCGACTCGGCAGGTCAACTGCTGTATGCCAATCCCGCCATGGTTCGCCTGATGGAGGAAGCCCATATTGGTCAGGACGGTTTTTCCACGGCCCTGCCGGATCGATTTTTAGAGTTGGCTAAGCGTTGTTTGTCCCAAAAACATCTGGAGATGCATTACGAAGTGAGTGTTGGGGAAAGACAGTATTCATGGACATTCGCTCCCCATGCCGATTTGGGTTTACTTCGTGGGTATGGCATGGATATCACGGAACCCAAGCGAGCCGCAGAGGAATTGTCCGCCTTTGCGGATACGTTGGAAGCGAAAAATCATGAACTGGATCAGGCGTTAATGAAGGCTGAATCTGCTACCCGAGCTAAGGCCGCGTTTCTGGCTGTGATGAGTCATGAAATTCGCACTCCCTTAAACGGAGTGATTGGTATGGCGGAGGTCCTGCTTGGGTCCTCTCTCAATCACGAGCAACAGGAATGTGTCAACATTATCCGTATGTCCGGTGAGGGGTTGCTGACTATCATTAACGATATTTTAGACTTTTCAAAGCTTGAGTCTGGTCAATTGGCCCTGGAAAACATTGGGTTCAATTTGACGTCCTTATTTGAAGAGGTCGTTGATTTGTTTTCAGAGCGGGCTCATCGAAAGGGTCTGGATTTGGCTGCCTATGTCGACCCCGATGTACCCTCCCAGCTGTTTGGCGATCCGCATCGTTTGCGACAAATTCTTTGTAATTATCTTTCCAATGCTCTCAAATTTACGATGGAGGGATCGGTCCTTCTGCGTGGTTCTCTGATTCATTCATTGAGCTCCGAGTGTGATGATTCTCTGGGTGGGATTAATCAACTTCCCGGTGATCCCGACGAAGAGATTCGGTTGTGGATTCACTTATCGGTACAAGACACTGGCCTTGGTATGTCGGAAGAAGTGCAGAAAAAAATTTTTCACGTGTTCACTCAGGCGGATAGTTCCATGAGTCGAAAATTTGGAGGGTCCGGTTTAGGGTTAGCGATTTGCAAGCAATTAGCGGAGCTGATGCACGGGACCGTCGGGGTGAAGAGTCAACCAAATCAGGGATCAACATTTTGGTGTGACATTCCCTGTCGGGGATCACGGATACCGCATTTCCCTAATACGGAGGGCATACAGGGTGCGGGCAAGGAGGTCTGGGTGATCGGTCCCCATGAATCATCAGGGTGGGTGATGGCGAAGCTTCTTCAGGAAGTTGGTGTCAGGGTCGTGCAGATCGCCAGCATTCAGGAGGCGATGACCTTATACGAAAGTGTCCACGAATCGGACGGTCTCGTCGCGGGAGTGATTCTGAGTGAGCGCTTGGAGAAAGCGGCTGTTCATGATGGGTTTGAACGATTGCGATCCTCTTCGCTGTTTCAGGACGTTAAAATTTGGGGTATGAAGCCATTTTGGTATCGCAAGGATGATGAAGAAACCCGTGTGAGGTTTGACGGGATGATCACGCTTCCCTTGCACCGTCAGCAATTTTTCCACTGTTTATTCGGCCAATCGGACCATCCCGGACCGTCAGATTTCACGAGAGTGACTGAGCTACATCCCGTTGAAATAGTGCAGAGACCGATTGAGGTTCTCGAGCAGCCCTTGCTCAATAAGCAGGCCGGACCTTCGGTGCTGGTTGTGGAAGATAATCCGGTGAATCAACGGGTCGCCGCCGGCATGTTAGGAAAACTCGGGTGTCAGGTGATCATCGTGGACACGGGAGCCCAAGCTTTGACGTTGTTGAAAAAGTCAGTTGTGGATTGCATTCTAATGGACTGGGAACTTCCCGACATGGATGGGATCGCCATTACGCAACACATTCGGGAATTGGAGCATGCCGGAGCATTGGTTCATACAGCTGCGTATTGGCATCGCCATCATGGTTCGGGTTCGCCTCCGGTACTCCATATTCCGATTGTTGGGATGACAGCTCATGTGCTTTCTGAGCATGGGCAACACTGCCTGGAGAACGGCATGGATGATTGTCTTTTTAAGCCGGTTCATTTACGAGATTTTGAACGAATACTCCGGCGATGGGTAGGGTTTCCTCCCAATGGATTGGATTCGTCCTCATCTAAGACACATGGACCCGAACGGGCAGGGATTCAGTCTGTTGCCACCAAACAGTCCGGAACTGCTCATCAGGAGAGAACTTTTCCACAGTACCCGGCAACCAGAGAAGGTTATGACGTCTCTGCCGCGTTGCAAGTCCTGGAGGGAGATGAAGAGCTGCTGTATTCCTTGTTCAACATTTTTACTGCCACAGCCCCTGACCTACTCAAAGGAATGCATCAGACCATTCATTTGGAAAATCGGCAAGAGCTTCAAAGGCTTGCTCATCAGATGAAAGGGGCGCTGAATGCGTTGCACGCCAAGCATGAAGGGAAGGAAGCGGAACAACTTGAACTCACGGCCGTCTCGGCAGCATTTTCGCATCTGAATTCGACAGTGATCAGATTGGAGCGAATGGTCAAACGGTTGATCGGAAAATTCGAACGCCTGATTGCCCTTCAAGGAGAAAAGTATGGGCGTTCCTCTGAACCCCCTTTTTTTCGGGAAGGGAGGTACACAGAATGA
- a CDS encoding c-type heme family protein — protein sequence MRRWAAFAMMFVVFMIGLALMVPMGQAADAAKDLAAKYILATAKAARTVYVKGVVADASKGGMKPDEDWVKDDHGMMLPAQFVKELGKEIKEFDLSLVGTDPLYASNAPKSAKEKEMLAELAKGKEKMIVTEDGGATVGMSADYAIADSCADCHNKHPKTTKKDWKKGDFMGAIVVRLK from the coding sequence ATGAGAAGATGGGCTGCATTCGCAATGATGTTTGTCGTCTTCATGATCGGGCTCGCCTTGATGGTGCCGATGGGCCAAGCCGCAGACGCTGCCAAGGATTTGGCGGCGAAGTACATTCTGGCAACGGCTAAGGCCGCCAGAACGGTGTACGTCAAAGGTGTGGTGGCCGATGCGAGCAAAGGAGGCATGAAACCTGATGAAGATTGGGTGAAGGATGACCACGGTATGATGCTTCCTGCTCAATTCGTGAAAGAACTAGGAAAGGAAATTAAAGAATTTGATCTGTCCTTGGTGGGAACCGATCCCTTGTATGCGTCCAATGCACCTAAGAGCGCAAAAGAAAAAGAAATGCTAGCGGAATTAGCCAAAGGAAAAGAAAAAATGATCGTGACGGAAGATGGCGGGGCGACCGTTGGCATGTCCGCCGATTATGCTATTGCGGACAGTTGTGCCGATTGCCATAACAAACATCCTAAGACCACTAAAAAAGATTGGAAGAAGGGTGACTTTATGGGAGCCATTGTTGTCAGGCTGAAATAA
- a CDS encoding CheR family methyltransferase, producing MVPEISFEDVAYIRNLVRVQAAMVLEEEKIYLVQSRLGPFAKQEGFGSMSDLVSHLRQTTYGPLHKRVVEAMTINETSFFRDLLTFQALKNRLLPEMIQTNRDTKRVHIWCGASSSGQEPYSILLTILHHFPELTSWHIRLIATDFSQEMVRRGQEGRYGPFEVRRGLSPPMLNAYFARQGMEWQIRDDVRDRIEFFEMNLAGLWPVLPRMDLVFIRNVMMYFDMETRMNIFRRIRGILAPHGYLILGATETTLAVDDHFERVPVNGTSVYRVKKD from the coding sequence GTGGTCCCAGAAATTTCTTTTGAAGATGTTGCGTATATCCGGAATCTGGTCCGGGTCCAGGCAGCCATGGTTTTAGAGGAGGAGAAAATCTATTTGGTGCAGTCACGCCTTGGACCTTTTGCCAAACAGGAAGGCTTTGGATCAATGTCGGATCTGGTTTCTCACCTCCGACAGACTACCTATGGCCCATTACACAAACGGGTTGTGGAGGCGATGACCATTAACGAAACAAGTTTTTTTCGGGACCTCCTTACATTTCAAGCACTGAAAAACCGGCTCCTGCCGGAAATGATTCAAACAAATCGGGATACCAAGCGTGTACATATTTGGTGCGGGGCCAGTTCCAGCGGACAGGAACCCTATTCGATTCTCTTGACGATTTTGCATCATTTTCCTGAACTGACGTCCTGGCATATTCGTTTGATTGCCACTGATTTTTCCCAGGAAATGGTCAGACGTGGCCAGGAAGGCCGATATGGACCATTCGAAGTCAGGCGGGGTCTTTCTCCCCCTATGCTGAATGCCTATTTTGCGCGGCAAGGGATGGAGTGGCAGATTCGTGATGATGTGCGGGACAGGATCGAGTTTTTTGAGATGAACCTGGCTGGTCTGTGGCCGGTTCTTCCGCGAATGGATCTGGTGTTTATACGCAATGTCATGATGTATTTCGATATGGAGACCCGGATGAATATTTTTCGACGAATTCGAGGCATCCTCGCCCCCCATGGGTATTTGATTCTCGGAGCCACGGAAACGACGTTGGCCGTGGATGATCATTTTGAGCGTGTTCCGGTGAATGGCACGTCAGTGTACCGAGTAAAGAAGGATTAA
- a CDS encoding protein-glutamate methylesterase/protein-glutamine glutaminase yields the protein MEKKIRVLIVDDSALIRNVMTEILAQDPEIEVVGTAPDPYAARDKMKALNPDVLTLDVEMPKMDGLTFLQKIMAARPMPVVMVSSLTEQGAATTLQALEAGAVDFVTKPTVDIQHGLSDLAHQIISKVKIAALASVKKRTPPADCTERIKALAAQSAMIKTTDTIITIGASTGGTEALRELLEVLPPNTPPIIMTQHMPEQFTKSFANRLNELCQIHVKEAQEGDSVLPGQALLAPGNYHMELRRSGARYYVSLNQAPPVNRFRPSVDVMFRSVARFAGGNSLGVILTGMGNDGAAGMLEMKQAGAFNFAQDEASCVVFGMPKEAIKAGGVDKILPLQDIPAAMLAHLKMLAPR from the coding sequence ATTGAGAAAAAAATACGCGTGTTGATTGTTGATGACTCGGCGTTAATTCGAAATGTCATGACGGAAATTTTAGCGCAAGATCCTGAAATTGAGGTGGTTGGAACGGCTCCCGATCCGTATGCCGCCAGGGATAAGATGAAGGCTCTGAATCCTGATGTGCTGACATTAGATGTAGAAATGCCAAAAATGGATGGGCTTACCTTTTTACAGAAAATTATGGCCGCGAGGCCGATGCCGGTGGTGATGGTGAGTTCATTAACTGAACAAGGAGCTGCGACGACGCTACAGGCATTGGAAGCCGGTGCCGTGGATTTTGTGACGAAGCCTACAGTGGATATTCAGCATGGGCTTTCGGACTTAGCTCATCAAATTATCAGCAAAGTGAAGATTGCCGCCCTAGCCAGCGTGAAAAAACGAACTCCCCCTGCCGACTGCACTGAACGGATTAAAGCCCTGGCTGCCCAATCCGCAATGATTAAAACTACTGACACAATTATAACCATTGGTGCGTCAACGGGTGGGACCGAAGCGCTTCGGGAATTATTGGAAGTGCTGCCACCGAATACTCCCCCCATCATTATGACGCAACATATGCCGGAGCAATTTACGAAATCGTTTGCGAACCGGCTGAATGAACTGTGCCAGATTCACGTGAAAGAAGCTCAGGAAGGTGACAGCGTGCTGCCCGGACAGGCCTTGCTGGCGCCGGGTAATTATCATATGGAACTTCGCCGAAGCGGTGCTCGCTATTATGTCTCTCTCAATCAAGCGCCACCGGTCAATCGTTTTCGTCCTTCGGTAGATGTCATGTTTCGATCAGTGGCGCGGTTTGCCGGGGGAAATAGTCTCGGGGTGATTCTGACCGGAATGGGGAATGATGGAGCTGCCGGTATGTTGGAAATGAAACAGGCCGGAGCCTTTAACTTTGCCCAGGATGAAGCATCCTGTGTCGTTTTTGGGATGCCAAAAGAAGCCATCAAGGCTGGAGGAGTCGACAAAATTCTTCCGTTACAGGACATCCCAGCGGCCATGCTGGCTCATTTAAAAATGCTGGCTCCGCGTTAG
- a CDS encoding STAS domain-containing protein — MAYTMEEFMNVTQEKRENVVVVHLAGRFDFGARKTFKDGLGEAMKEELPIVLNFGEVSFVDSSALGILVIAHQTLKSKKIPFSLVNPQPYVRQVLDLANVAKMIPIYQTIGEVPQMAVVSS, encoded by the coding sequence TTGGCATACACCATGGAGGAGTTTATGAATGTTACGCAGGAAAAGAGAGAAAATGTCGTGGTCGTGCATCTGGCGGGACGGTTTGACTTTGGCGCAAGAAAAACTTTTAAAGACGGCTTAGGAGAGGCAATGAAAGAAGAGTTGCCGATTGTCTTAAATTTTGGAGAAGTATCGTTTGTAGATAGTTCCGCCTTGGGTATTTTGGTCATTGCCCATCAAACTCTTAAAAGTAAAAAAATCCCCTTTAGTCTGGTGAATCCCCAACCTTATGTTCGCCAGGTTTTAGATTTAGCCAATGTGGCCAAGATGATCCCCATTTACCAGACAATTGGTGAAGTCCCACAAATGGCGGTTGTGTCATCATAG
- a CDS encoding hypothetical protein (catalyzes the conversion of glutamine residues to glutamate on methyl-accepting chemotaxis receptors), producing MSSTGLMEFGHIRRMQDTRFPYEVAVILPGEYFVSREPKVVYTVLGSCISVCLRDPLAGVGGMNHFMLAAPSNTEGHDNWADSGRYGSFAMEMLMNDIFKRGGKKERLEAKVFGGGKIYDGTIDIGAQNAAWALAFLEQEGLSPIKADVGDVCPRKVYYFTDSGKVLMKKLDRIVASEIAKEEGQYRKKLQLAPVQSDVTLF from the coding sequence ATGTCATCGACAGGATTGATGGAATTCGGACATATTCGTCGCATGCAGGATACCCGCTTTCCTTATGAAGTGGCAGTCATACTCCCTGGTGAATATTTTGTGAGCCGGGAGCCCAAAGTCGTTTATACCGTGTTGGGCTCCTGTATTTCAGTGTGTTTACGGGATCCACTGGCGGGCGTGGGAGGGATGAATCATTTCATGTTAGCGGCCCCTTCCAACACTGAAGGGCACGATAATTGGGCCGATTCCGGACGATACGGCAGTTTTGCCATGGAAATGCTGATGAACGATATTTTCAAGCGTGGCGGAAAAAAGGAGCGACTCGAAGCGAAGGTCTTTGGTGGTGGGAAAATTTATGATGGCACCATTGATATTGGGGCTCAAAATGCCGCTTGGGCTCTCGCCTTTTTGGAGCAGGAGGGTCTGTCTCCTATCAAAGCGGATGTCGGGGATGTGTGTCCCCGGAAGGTATACTATTTTACCGATTCGGGGAAAGTGCTCATGAAAAAACTCGATCGTATCGTGGCCAGTGAGATTGCGAAGGAGGAGGGGCAGTATCGGAAGAAACTTCAACTTGCTCCGGTGCAATCGGACGTCACGCTATTTTGA
- a CDS encoding CheR family methyltransferase, giving the protein MMTAMLTDKEFELFKHLIYQQVGIKLDGPKKTLLVSRLGKRLRDLHLSSYQAYYDCVSGEGGEEELIKLLDLVSTNKTEFYREPVHFDFLRDQVLPEVQSSKTLRIWSSASSSGEEPYTIAMSLSDAIPDINRWDIKILASDISTRVLAKASSAIYEEERVSQLPNDLVKRHFLRGKGPQAGKLQVRPQVARLVAFRRINLMDPTFPIRSQLDVIFCRNVMIYFDRPTQAKLMEKFFRYLRPGGYLFIGHSESLQWIDHQFTYLRPTIYQKPVGVNSKA; this is encoded by the coding sequence ATGATGACAGCAATGTTGACGGACAAAGAATTTGAACTGTTTAAGCATCTGATTTATCAGCAGGTTGGTATCAAACTGGATGGGCCAAAAAAAACTCTCTTAGTGTCTCGTTTGGGAAAAAGGCTTCGGGATCTTCACCTTTCCTCCTATCAAGCTTACTACGACTGCGTAAGTGGGGAAGGCGGGGAAGAGGAGCTCATCAAATTGCTGGATCTGGTGTCGACGAATAAGACGGAGTTTTATCGGGAGCCGGTGCATTTTGATTTTCTTCGAGACCAGGTTCTTCCAGAGGTGCAATCGTCCAAGACCTTAAGAATTTGGTCTTCTGCGTCATCTTCCGGTGAGGAGCCCTATACGATTGCCATGAGCTTGTCTGATGCGATTCCCGATATCAATCGATGGGACATCAAAATTCTCGCCTCGGATATTTCTACACGGGTGTTGGCAAAGGCCTCTTCGGCTATTTATGAGGAAGAGCGGGTCAGTCAACTTCCCAATGATCTGGTGAAACGACATTTTCTCCGAGGGAAAGGTCCGCAGGCGGGAAAACTGCAAGTGCGCCCTCAGGTCGCGCGTCTTGTGGCCTTTCGACGGATAAACTTAATGGATCCGACATTTCCCATACGCAGTCAACTGGATGTGATTTTTTGTCGGAATGTCATGATTTATTTCGATCGTCCCACCCAAGCCAAGCTCATGGAGAAGTTTTTCCGATACCTCCGGCCTGGAGGGTATTTATTTATCGGACATTCAGAAAGTTTGCAATGGATTGACCATCAATTTACGTATCTGCGCCCAACCATTTATCAAAAACCGGTCGGTGTGAATAGTAAGGCGTAA
- a CDS encoding helix-turn-helix domain-containing protein, which yields MKDLLTLSEVSTFLKVPKSTIYKLARERRLPGHKVGKHWRFVREEIEAWVQNAGGDSVMVGAGSQQGVRDRFSLN from the coding sequence ATGAAAGATTTGCTGACCTTAAGTGAAGTCTCGACGTTTTTGAAAGTGCCAAAATCGACCATCTACAAGCTTGCGAGAGAACGTCGACTCCCAGGGCATAAAGTTGGAAAACATTGGCGTTTCGTTCGAGAAGAAATTGAAGCCTGGGTTCAAAATGCCGGAGGAGATTCGGTGATGGTTGGTGCTGGGTCTCAACAGGGGGTTCGGGATAGGTTTAGTTTAAATTAA
- a CDS encoding methyl-accepting chemotaxis protein, with product MGKVWHSIGIGPKVVMTIMVVFSGLLAAGAYLLGQQLHSDLERVLSDQAYIVQKQIEVTRAYVTKEFVVKAKAAGMNTGVDHSAPDTIPFPATFARETSELLAEEGVFNARIVSLAPLNPKNAPQDTFEKEALVALANGQKEFTKNDTVNGKMMFRRATPDLATAQACIGCHEGKKIGDMLGAVSVQIPMDGPAAQLQGNLSNMYMGILAVGVLMMGLLYLMIAKLVVQPMKSLESMAVRARDGDLTGRASVNSQDEIGRTSESFNMMFDRVSEVIASVKTAVSGITTGTSEINAGTSDLAGRTSAQAGALEETSASMEEMTSTIKQNADNAKQANQLAVAAREVAEKGGAVTDKAVEAMDEINKSSKKIADIINVIDEIAFQTNLLALNAAVEAARAGEQGRGFAVVASEVRNLAQRSATAAKEIKTLINESVQKVGGGSELVNRSGQTLAEIVNSVKRVTDIISEISAASQEQAAGIDQVNKAVMQMDQGTQQNAALVEQATSASQSMAQQAEDLLRQVEFFKVQTELGTQRSETTPKTRASVHAQSTGGTGSQYSRAVSSITGAAQGKHSPNKREVAVGVGSSASNGHKKSGDDFFEEF from the coding sequence ATGGGGAAAGTTTGGCATTCAATAGGCATTGGTCCAAAAGTGGTAATGACTATTATGGTGGTCTTCTCGGGGTTGTTGGCTGCGGGAGCATACTTGCTCGGTCAGCAGTTGCATTCGGATCTTGAACGGGTCTTATCCGATCAGGCCTATATTGTTCAAAAACAAATAGAGGTCACGCGTGCCTATGTGACCAAAGAGTTTGTGGTAAAAGCCAAGGCGGCAGGGATGAACACCGGCGTGGATCATAGTGCACCCGATACGATTCCCTTTCCGGCCACATTTGCTCGTGAAACCTCTGAGCTCTTAGCTGAGGAAGGCGTCTTCAATGCCCGGATCGTGAGTCTCGCGCCCTTGAATCCCAAAAATGCTCCGCAAGATACCTTTGAGAAAGAAGCCCTTGTTGCCCTCGCCAACGGTCAAAAAGAATTTACTAAAAACGATACCGTGAATGGGAAAATGATGTTCCGCCGTGCGACCCCGGATTTGGCGACCGCTCAAGCCTGTATCGGCTGTCATGAGGGTAAAAAAATCGGGGATATGTTGGGAGCGGTATCAGTACAGATTCCCATGGATGGTCCCGCGGCACAATTACAAGGGAATCTCAGCAATATGTATATGGGGATTCTGGCCGTGGGTGTTTTGATGATGGGGCTGTTGTATCTGATGATTGCGAAGTTGGTGGTCCAGCCGATGAAGAGTCTGGAGTCTATGGCCGTGCGAGCTAGGGACGGAGATCTCACCGGTCGGGCCAGCGTGAACAGTCAGGACGAAATCGGCCGAACCAGTGAGTCGTTTAATATGATGTTTGACCGGGTGAGTGAAGTGATTGCGTCTGTAAAAACCGCTGTGTCCGGTATTACGACCGGAACGTCGGAGATTAATGCCGGAACCTCGGATCTCGCCGGGCGAACTTCGGCGCAAGCGGGAGCCTTAGAAGAAACCAGTGCCTCCATGGAAGAGATGACCTCTACCATTAAACAGAATGCGGATAACGCCAAGCAGGCGAACCAATTAGCGGTGGCTGCCCGTGAAGTGGCGGAGAAGGGTGGGGCGGTCACGGACAAGGCCGTAGAGGCCATGGATGAGATTAATAAGAGTAGCAAGAAGATCGCGGATATTATCAACGTGATCGATGAAATCGCCTTCCAAACGAATCTCCTGGCTTTGAATGCCGCCGTGGAAGCGGCACGGGCGGGGGAGCAGGGACGAGGATTTGCGGTGGTGGCCTCGGAAGTACGGAATCTAGCGCAACGTTCCGCCACGGCGGCCAAAGAGATTAAGACGCTGATCAACGAATCGGTGCAAAAAGTTGGGGGTGGCAGTGAGTTGGTCAATCGCTCGGGCCAGACGCTGGCCGAAATTGTGAACTCGGTCAAACGGGTGACGGATATTATTTCCGAAATCAGTGCGGCGTCCCAGGAGCAGGCGGCGGGGATCGATCAGGTGAATAAGGCGGTGATGCAGATGGATCAGGGCACACAGCAGAATGCGGCCTTGGTGGAACAGGCGACCTCGGCGTCCCAGTCGATGGCACAACAAGCTGAGGATTTGTTGCGGCAGGTCGAATTTTTCAAGGTCCAGACTGAGTTGGGAACTCAACGTTCGGAGACCACACCAAAAACCCGCGCATCTGTTCACGCTCAATCGACCGGCGGAACGGGGTCTCAATATTCTCGTGCGGTCTCGTCGATAACTGGCGCAGCTCAGGGAAAGCATTCTCCCAATAAAAGAGAGGTCGCTGTGGGTGTTGGGAGCTCGGCGTCCAACGGGCATAAAAAGTCCGGGGATGATTTTTTTGAAGAATTCTAA
- a CDS encoding HD-GYP domain-containing protein: protein MTTRKRLACSQICAGMYLVRILDSWWKSPFFRHRRLLSSHDVQQLLQSGIHEVEIDTAKGLDVPTDAEAFPLPGTLECHSKSKTPFDQDESSRYESSACPPERKDGLEDGHQERLIRLREDTIAALEDMFEGVKTGQAIPSVAMQETAKAFVEKALAHPTVLAEIMLIEHLEQFDPTLYSHVVDTALLSILVGLQLKWEVKQLEEIAVAALLHDVGYMRLPLNLVQSRWGSIGIDYSLLQQHVDMGVALIHKHSEFSQDIVQMVQEHHAYLDGSGYSTILGGKPVSDSGILLGLTDYVDELLAVGNVGGSFPVALAIRRVYQEAQKGKFPTRFVEAMIRVLGVYPVGTVVQLSTGEDAVVVKQNPEMSVRPQVKIFRTCTGEILKNPEMRNLGIHSELKYEVRITKVLDSADPSINLREIVS from the coding sequence ATGACGACTCGAAAGCGTCTTGCCTGTTCACAGATATGTGCAGGCATGTATTTGGTTCGAATTCTCGATTCCTGGTGGAAGTCGCCCTTCTTTCGTCACCGCCGACTGCTTTCTTCCCACGATGTGCAGCAATTGCTCCAGTCCGGCATTCATGAAGTTGAAATTGATACTGCCAAGGGGCTTGATGTCCCGACCGATGCAGAAGCCTTTCCGCTCCCGGGCACCCTCGAATGTCATTCGAAATCCAAGACGCCTTTCGATCAGGATGAATCATCCCGTTATGAGTCCTCCGCATGCCCTCCAGAGAGAAAGGATGGACTGGAAGATGGTCATCAAGAACGGTTAATACGATTGCGGGAAGATACGATTGCGGCCTTGGAAGACATGTTCGAAGGCGTCAAAACCGGTCAGGCCATTCCTTCTGTTGCCATGCAGGAGACGGCTAAGGCCTTTGTGGAGAAAGCCTTAGCCCATCCAACTGTGCTCGCCGAGATCATGCTCATTGAGCATCTTGAACAGTTTGATCCCACCCTGTACTCGCATGTGGTTGATACAGCCTTGTTGTCCATTCTCGTTGGCCTTCAACTGAAGTGGGAGGTAAAGCAACTTGAAGAGATTGCTGTCGCCGCGTTGTTACATGATGTTGGCTATATGCGACTGCCTCTCAACTTGGTTCAGTCACGATGGGGGAGCATTGGGATTGATTATTCGTTGTTGCAGCAACATGTCGATATGGGCGTGGCGCTGATTCATAAACATTCGGAATTTTCACAGGATATCGTTCAAATGGTGCAGGAGCATCATGCCTATCTGGATGGCTCCGGGTATTCCACCATTTTAGGGGGGAAGCCGGTCTCCGATTCTGGAATTTTACTGGGACTCACCGATTATGTTGATGAGTTGCTCGCCGTGGGGAATGTCGGCGGATCATTTCCTGTGGCCTTAGCGATTCGGCGAGTCTACCAAGAAGCACAAAAGGGGAAGTTCCCGACGCGGTTTGTCGAAGCCATGATTCGTGTGTTGGGAGTGTATCCTGTGGGCACGGTTGTTCAACTTTCCACGGGCGAGGATGCCGTGGTGGTGAAGCAGAATCCTGAGATGAGCGTCAGACCACAAGTCAAGATTTTCAGGACATGCACGGGTGAGATTCTCAAGAACCCGGAGATGAGAAATTTGGGGATTCATTCAGAATTAAAGTATGAAGTGAGGATTACGAAAGTGCTTGATTCTGCAGATCCTTCTATTAACCTTCGCGAAATCGTTTCCTAG